The following proteins are encoded in a genomic region of Coregonus clupeaformis isolate EN_2021a chromosome 14, ASM2061545v1, whole genome shotgun sequence:
- the LOC121580523 gene encoding protein THEM6, which produces MEMLLCALGGLLLLLFSCLDVWYFLRGAVVVVRAWFQKPVWDVLGEQSVSGRVLLHDIDLGHMNNARYLRECDFARFSLYSRNGVFKACRALRATMVVGATTIRLRRALCLGEAFELRTRIVVWDEKAFYLEQRFVSCRDGLVAAVMWCKQNVMRSSPDKILQYLCKRKVECPDYPEDLQHWISFISASSQALRAQSGLVDKTGAQEDKDK; this is translated from the exons AT GGAGATGTTGCTGTGTGCTCTGGggggcctgctgctgctgctgttctcCTGTCTGGATGTCTGGTACTTCCTGCGGGGGGCGGTGGTGGTGGTCAGGGCCTGGTTCCAGAAGCCGGTGTGGGACGTCCTCGGGGAACAGAGTGTGTCGGGACGCGTCCTGCTTCACGATATCGACCTGGGACACATGAACAATGCCAGATACCTCCGGGAGTGTGACTTCGCCAG GTTCTCCCTGTACAGTCGTAACGGGGTGTTTAAGGCTTGCCGTGCCCTGAGGGCCACCATGGTGGTGGGAGCCACTACTATCCGCCTGCGCCGGGCCCTGTGCCTGGGGGAAGCATTTGAGCTGCGCACCAGAATCGTGGTCTGGGACGAGAAGGCCTTTTACCTTGAGCAGCGTTTCGTCTCCTGCAG GGACGGTCTGGTGGCAGCTGTCATGTGGTGTAAACAGAACGTCATGCGCAGCAGCCCTGATAAGATACTGCAGTACCTCTGCAAGAGAAAG GTGGAGTGTCCCGACTACCCTGAGGATCTGCAGCACTGGATCAGCTTCATCTCAGCCAGCAGCCAGGCACTGAGAGCCCAGAGTGGACTAGTGGACAAGACTGGAGCACAGGAAGACAAAGACAAGTGA